The following coding sequences are from one Mugil cephalus isolate CIBA_MC_2020 chromosome 9, CIBA_Mcephalus_1.1, whole genome shotgun sequence window:
- the LOC125013273 gene encoding clathrin heavy chain 1 isoform X2, which translates to MAQILPIRFQEHLQLQNLGINPANIGFSTLTMESDKFICIREKVGEQAQVVIIDMADPNNPIRRPISADSAIMNPASKVIALKAAKTLQIFNIEMKSKMKAHTMTDDVTFWKWISLNTVALVTDNAVYHWSMEGDSQPIKVFDRHSSLAGCQIINYRTDAKQKWLLLIGISAQQNRVVGAMQLYSVDRKVSQPIEGHAAGFAQFKMEGNTEESTLFCFAVRGQAGGKLHIIEVGTPPTGNQPFPKKAVDVFFPPEAQNDFPVAMQISSKQDVVFLITKYGYIHLYDLETGTCIYMNRISGETIFVTAPHEPTAGIIGVNRKGQVLSVCVEEENIIPYITNVLQNPDLALRMAVRNNLAGAEELFARKFNTLFAAGNYSEAAKVAANAPKGILRTPDTIRRFQSVPAQPGQTSPLLQYFGILLDQGQLNKFESLELCRPVLQQGRKQLLEKWLKEDKLECSEELGDLVKSVDPTLALSVYLRANVPNKVIQCFAETGQFQKIVLYAKKVGYTPDWIFLLRNVMRISPEQGLQFSQMLVQDEEPLADITQIVDVFMEYNLIQQCTSFLLDALKNNRPMEGPLQTRLLEMNLVHAPQVADAILGNQMFTHYDRAHVAQLCEKAGLLQRALEHYTDLYDIKRAVVHTHLLNPEWLVNFFGSLSVEDSLECLRAMLSANIRQNLQICVQVASKYHEQLSTQSLTELFESFKSFEGLFYFLGSIVNFSQDPEVHFKYIQAACKTGQIKEVERICRESNCYDPERVKNFLKEAKLTDQLPLIIVCDRFDFVHDLVLYLYRNSLQKYIEIYVQKVNPSRLPVVIGGLLDVDCAEDVIKNLIMVVRGQFSTDELVAEVEKRNRLKLLLPWLEARIHEGCEEPATHNALAKIYIDSNNNPERFLRENPFYDSRVVGKYCEKRDPHLACVAYERGQCDQELIHVCNENSLFKSLSRYLVRRKNPELWASVLLETNNYRRPLIDQVVQTALSETQDPEEVSVTVKAFMTADLPNELIELLEKIVLDNSVFSEHRNLQNLLILTAIKADRTRVMEYINRLDNYDAPDIANIAISNELFEEAFAIFRKFDVNTSAVQVLIEHIGNLDRAYEFAERCNEPPVWSQLAKAQLQKGLVKEAIDSYIKADDPSAYMEVGQAAAQSGNWEDLVKFLQMARKKARESYVETELIFALAKTNRLAELEEFINGPNNAHIQQVGDRCYDDKMYEAAKLLYNNVSNFGRLASTLVHLGEYQAAVDGARKANSTRTWKEVCFACVDGKEFRLAQMCGLHIVVHADELEELINYYQDRGYFEELITMLEAALGLERAHMGMFTELAILYSKFKPQKMREHLELFWSRVNIPKVLRAAEQAHLWAELVFLYDKYEEYDNAIITMMNHPSDAWKEGQFKDIVTKVANVELYYKAIQFYLEFKPLLLNDLLIVLSPRLDHTRAVNFFSKVKQLPLVKPYLRSVQNHNNKSVNEALNNLFIIEEDYAALRTSIDAYDNFDNISLAQGLEKHELIEFRRIAAYLFKGNNRWKQSVELCKKDKLYKDAMQYASESKDIELAEELLAWFLMEDKKECFAACLFTCYDLLRPDVVLETAWRHNIMDFSMPYFIQVMREYLSKVDAIKEKVDKLEASESLRKQEEQATESQPIVYGTPQLMLTAGPNVAVPPQQAYGYGYTAAPGYSQPPQPSFGYGM; encoded by the exons ATGGCTCAAATCCTGCCTATCCGCTTCCAGGAGCACCTGCAG CTCCAGAACCTGGGGATCAACCCAGCCAACATTGGATTCAGCACTCTAACCATGGAGTCGGACAAGTTCATCTGCATAAGGGAGAAAGTGGGTGAGCAGGCCCAGGTTGTCATCATTGACATGGCGGATCCCAACAACCCCATCCGCCGTCCCATTTCAGCCGACAGCGCCATTATGAACCCAGCAAGCAAAGTCATTGCCCTCAAAG CGGCAAAGACCCTGCAGATCTTCAACATTGAGATGAAGAGCAAGATGAAGGCTCACACGATGACAGATGACGTGACCTTCTGGAAGTGGATCTCCCTTAACACCGTCGCCCTGGTCACAGACAACGCAGTCTACCATTGGAGCATGGAGGGCGACTCTCAACCAATCAAAGTCTTCGACCGTCATTCCAGCCTGGCAGGCTGCCAGATCATCAACTACCGCACTGACGCCAAGCAGAAGTGGTTGCTGCTTATTGGAATTTCAGCACAG CAAAATCGTGTCGTGGGAGCTATGCAGTTGTACTCGGTGGACAGGAAGGTGTCCCAGCCTATTGAGGGGCATGCTGCTGGCTTTGCACAGTTCAAGATGGAGGGCAACACTGAGGAGTCCACTCTGTTCTGCTTTGCTGTGCGAGGACAAGCAGGAGGAAAA CTCCATATCATTGAAGTGGGTACTCCACCAACCGGGAACCAGCCGTTTCCAAAGAAAGCTGtggatgttttctttcctccagaagCACAAAATGACTTTCCTGTGGCCATGCAG ATCAGTTCCAAGCAAGATGTAGTCTTCCTCATCACCAAATATGGCTACATCCACCTGTATGACCTGGAGACTGGAACTTGCATCTACATGAACAGGATCAGCGGGGAGACCATTTTTGTCACTGCCCCCCATGAGCCCACTGCTGGTATCATTGGAGTCAACAGGAAAGGACAG GTGTTGTCAGTGTGCGTtgaggaggaaaacatcatTCCCTACATCACCAATGTGCTCCAGAACCCAGACCTGGCTCTCCGCATGGCCGTTCGCAACAACCTTGCAGGGGCTGAGGAGCTGTTTGCCCGCAAGTTCAACACACTCTTTGCAGCAGGGAATTACTCAGAAGCTGCCAAGGTGGCAGCCAATGCACCCAAG gGTATCCTGCGGACCCCAGACACCATCCGAAGGTTCCAGAGTGTTCCAGCACAACCGGGCCAGACGTCTCCTTTGCTCCAATACTTTGGCATCTTGCTGGACCAGGGCCAGCTGAATAAGTTTGAATCTCTGGAGCTGTGCAGGCCTGTTCTCCAGCAGGGCCGCaagcagctgctggagaaatggcTAAAAGAGGACAAG CTGGAGTGTTCTGAGGAGCTCGGAGACTTGGTGAAGTCTGTAGATCCAACTCTTGCCCTCAGTGTCTACCTCAGAGCCAACGTCCCCAATAAGGTTATTCAGTGCTTTGCAGAGACTGGCCAGTTCCAGAAGATTGTCCTCTATGCCAAGAAG GTTGGCTACACTCCAGACTGGATCTTTCTGCTGAGGAATGTAATGCGGATCAGTCCAGAGCAGGGTCTTCAGTTCTCCCAGATGCTGGTTCAGGATGAAGAGCCACTTGCTGACATTACACAG ATTGTTGATGTGTTCATGGAGTACAACCTGATCCAGCAGTGCACATCCTTCCTACTAGATGCCCTGAAGAACAACAGACCAATGGAAGGACCACTGCAGACACGTCTGCTGGAAATGAATTTGGTTCACGCACCACAG GTTGCAGATGCCATCCTGGGCAATCAGATGTTCACCCACTATGATCGTGCTCATGTGGCTCAGCTGTGTGAGAAGGCCGGTCTCCTGCAGAGGGCACTGGAGCATTATACTGACCTGTATGACATTAAACGTGCTGTGGTGCACACACACCTTCTCAACCCAGAG TGGTTGGTGAATTTCTTTGGCTCCCTCTCTGTGGAGGACTCCCTTGAGTGTCTGAGGGCCATGCTGTCGGCCAACATCCGTCAGAACCTGCAGATCTGTGTTCAGGTCGCATCCAAGTACCATGAACAGCTTAGCACTCAGTCACTGACTGAACTTTTTGAGTCATTCAAGAGCTTCGAAG GTTTGTTCTATTTCCTGGGCTCCATTGTGAACTTCAGTCAGGATCCAGAAGTTCACTTCAAATATATTCAGGCTGCCTGCAAAACAGGCCAAATCAAAGAGGTGGAGAGAATCTGCAGAGAAAGCAACTGCTACGACCCTGAACGTGTGAAGAACTTCCTCAAG GAAGCCAAGCTCACTGACCAGCTGCCTTTAATCATCGTGTGTGACCGCTTTGATTTTGTCCACGATCTGGTCCTGTACCTGTACCGTAACAGCCTGCAGAAATACATTGAGATCTACGTGCAGAAG GTCAACCCAAGCCGCCTGCCGGTAGTTATTGGAGGGTTGCTTGATGTGGACTGTGCTGAGGACGTGATTAAGAACCTGATCATGGTGGTGAGAGGACAGTTTTCCACAGATGAACTGGTTGCtgaagtggagaaaagaaatcG ACTGAAGTTGTTGCTGCCTTGGTTGGAGGCTCGTATTCACGAAGGTTGCGAGGAGCCGGCAACTCACAACGCTCTGGCTAAGATCTACAtcgacagcaacaacaacccAGAGCGCTTCCTGAGGGAGAACCCCTTCTATGACAGCCGTGTAGTGGGCAAGTACTGTGAGAAGAGAGACCCCCACCTGGCCTGTGTGGCTTACGAAAGAGGACAGTGCGACCAGGAACTTATTCAT GTATGCAACGAGAACTCACTCTTCAAGAGTCTGTCCCGCTACCTTGTACGTCGCAAGAACCCCGAGTTGTGGGCAAGTGTGCTGCTGGAGACCAACAACTACAGAAGACCACTCATTGACCAG gttgTGCAAACAGCCTTATCAGAGACCCAGGATCCAGAGGAGGTGTCTGTTACAGTCAAGGCCTTCATGACCGCCGACCTTCCCAATGAGCTCATTGAGCTTCTGGAAAAGATTGTGCTGGATAATTCCGTCTTCAGTGAGCACAG AAACCTCCAGAATCTGCTCATTCTGACAGCCATTAAAGCTGATAGGACACGGGTGATGGAGTACATTAACCGCCTGGACAACTACGACGCCCCAGACATTGCGAACATTGCCATCAGCAATGAGCTGTTTGAGGAGGCATTTGCTATTTTTAGAAAATTTGATGTCAACACTTCGGCTGTGCAG GTTCTGATTGAACACATTGGTAACTTGGACAGAGCTTATGAATTTGCCGAACGCTGCAACGAGCCTCCGGTTTGGAGTCAGCTGGCAAAGGCTCAGCTTCAGAAGGGCCTGGTAAAAGAAGCCATCGACTCTTACATCAAGGCTGATGACCCCTCTGCTTACATGGAGGTGGGACAAGCTGCAGCCCAAAGTG GAAACTGGGAGGACCTGGTGAAGTTCCTGCAGATGGCCCGTAAGAAGGCCCGCGAGTCATACGTTGAAACAGAGTTGATTTTTGCCCTGGCCAAGACCAACCGCCTGGCTGAGCTGGAAGAGTTCATCAACGGACCCAACAACGCTCACATTCAGCAG GTGGGCGATCGTTGCTATGACGATAAAATGTACGAGGCAGCCAAGCTGCTTTACAACAACGTGTCCAACTTTGGCCGTCTGGCCTCCACTCTGGTGCACCTGGGAGAATACCAGGCGGCTGTGGATGGAGCCCGCAAGGCCAACAGCACCCGCACCTGGAAGGAG GTGTGTTTTGCTTGTGTAGATGGGAAGGAGTTCCGTCTTGCCCAGATGTGTGGCCTGCATATTGTCGTCCACGCCGATGAACTAGAGGAACTAATCAACTACTATCAG gacCGTGGTTACTTTGAGGAGCTGATCACCATGCTGGAGGCCGCCCTGGGCCTGGAGCGTGCTCACATGGGCATGTTCACAGAGCTGGCTATTCTCTACTCCAAATTCAAACCTCAGAAGATGAGGGAACACCTGGAGCTCTTCTGGTCCCGTGTTAACATTCCAAAG GTTCTCAGGGCAGCCGAGCAGGCCCACCTCTGGGCAGAGCTGGTGTTCCTCTATGACAAGTACGAGGAGTATGACAACGCCATCATCACCATGATGAACCACCCATCTGATGCCTGGAAGGAGGGCCAATTCAAAGACATTGTCactaag GTGGCCAATGTGGAGCTGTACTATAAGGCCATCCAGTTTTATCTGGAGTTCAAACCATTGTTACTGAACGACCTGCTCATTGTCCTGTCTCCAAGACTGGACCACACACGTGCTGTCAACTTCTTCAGCAAG GTCAAACAGCTTCCTCTGGTTAAACCTTACCTAAGGTCTGTccagaaccacaacaacaagTCTGTTAATGAAGCGCTCAACAACCTCTTCATCATCGAGGAAGACTATGCG GCTCTGCGCACTTCCATCGACGCTTATGACAACTTTGACAACATCTCGCTGGCTCAGGGTCTGGAGAAGCACGAGCTGATTGAATTTAGGAGGATCGCAGCCTACCTTTTCAAAGGCAACAATCGCTGGAAACAGAGCGTCGAACTCTGCAAGAAGGACAAGCTCTACAAA GATGCCATGCAGTATGCGTCCGAGTCTAAAGACATTGAGCTGGCAGAGGAGCTCCTGGCCTGGTTCTTGATGGAAGACAAGAAGGAGTGTTTTGCTGCCTGCTTATTTACCTGCTACGACCTGCTGCGGCCTGACGTGGTGCTGGAGACGGCCTGGCGGCACAACATCATGGACTTCTCCATGCCATacttcatccaggtcatgagGGAGTATCTCAGTAAG GTTGATGCGATAAAGGAAAAG GTGGACAAACTTGAAGCCTCTGAGTCTctgaggaaacaggaggagcaggCGACAGAGTCTCAACCCATTGTTTACG GCACACCCCAGCTCATGCTCACAGCAGGGCCCAACGTGGCCGTGCCTCCTCAGCAGGCCTACGGCTACGGCTACACAGCAGCACCCGGCTACAGCCAGCCGCCACAGCCCAGCTTCGGTTACGGCATGTGA
- the LOC125013273 gene encoding clathrin heavy chain 1 isoform X3, with the protein MAQILPIRFQEHLQLQNLGINPANIGFSTLTMESDKFICIREKVGEQAQVVIIDMADPNNPIRRPISADSAIMNPASKVIALKDAAKTLQIFNIEMKSKMKAHTMTDDVTFWKWISLNTVALVTDNAVYHWSMEGDSQPIKVFDRHSSLAGCQIINYRTDAKQKWLLLIGISAQQNRVVGAMQLYSVDRKVSQPIEGHAAGFAQFKMEGNTEESTLFCFAVRGQAGGKLHIIEVGTPPTGNQPFPKKAVDVFFPPEAQNDFPVAMQISSKQDVVFLITKYGYIHLYDLETGTCIYMNRISGETIFVTAPHEPTAGIIGVNRKGQVLSVCVEEENIIPYITNVLQNPDLALRMAVRNNLAGAEELFARKFNTLFAAGNYSEAAKVAANAPKGILRTPDTIRRFQSVPAQPGQTSPLLQYFGILLDQGQLNKFESLELCRPVLQQGRKQLLEKWLKEDKLECSEELGDLVKSVDPTLALSVYLRANVPNKVIQCFAETGQFQKIVLYAKKVGYTPDWIFLLRNVMRISPEQGLQFSQMLVQDEEPLADITQIVDVFMEYNLIQQCTSFLLDALKNNRPMEGPLQTRLLEMNLVHAPQVADAILGNQMFTHYDRAHVAQLCEKAGLLQRALEHYTDLYDIKRAVVHTHLLNPEWLVNFFGSLSVEDSLECLRAMLSANIRQNLQICVQVASKYHEQLSTQSLTELFESFKSFEGLFYFLGSIVNFSQDPEVHFKYIQAACKTGQIKEVERICRESNCYDPERVKNFLKEAKLTDQLPLIIVCDRFDFVHDLVLYLYRNSLQKYIEIYVQKVNPSRLPVVIGGLLDVDCAEDVIKNLIMVVRGQFSTDELVAEVEKRNRLKLLLPWLEARIHEGCEEPATHNALAKIYIDSNNNPERFLRENPFYDSRVVGKYCEKRDPHLACVAYERGQCDQELIHVCNENSLFKSLSRYLVRRKNPELWASVLLETNNYRRPLIDQVVQTALSETQDPEEVSVTVKAFMTADLPNELIELLEKIVLDNSVFSEHRNLQNLLILTAIKADRTRVMEYINRLDNYDAPDIANIAISNELFEEAFAIFRKFDVNTSAVQVLIEHIGNLDRAYEFAERCNEPPVWSQLAKAQLQKGLVKEAIDSYIKADDPSAYMEVGQAAAQSGNWEDLVKFLQMARKKARESYVETELIFALAKTNRLAELEEFINGPNNAHIQQVGDRCYDDKMYEAAKLLYNNVSNFGRLASTLVHLGEYQAAVDGARKANSTRTWKEVCFACVDGKEFRLAQMCGLHIVVHADELEELINYYQDRGYFEELITMLEAALGLERAHMGMFTELAILYSKFKPQKMREHLELFWSRVNIPKVLRAAEQAHLWAELVFLYDKYEEYDNAIITMMNHPSDAWKEGQFKDIVTKVANVELYYKAIQFYLEFKPLLLNDLLIVLSPRLDHTRAVNFFSKVKQLPLVKPYLRSVQNHNNKSVNEALNNLFIIEEDYAALRTSIDAYDNFDNISLAQGLEKHELIEFRRIAAYLFKGNNRWKQSVELCKKDKLYKDAMQYASESKDIELAEELLAWFLMEDKKECFAACLFTCYDLLRPDVVLETAWRHNIMDFSMPYFIQVMREYLSKVDKLEASESLRKQEEQATESQPIVYGTPQLMLTAGPNVAVPPQQAYGYGYTAAPGYSQPPQPSFGYGM; encoded by the exons ATGGCTCAAATCCTGCCTATCCGCTTCCAGGAGCACCTGCAG CTCCAGAACCTGGGGATCAACCCAGCCAACATTGGATTCAGCACTCTAACCATGGAGTCGGACAAGTTCATCTGCATAAGGGAGAAAGTGGGTGAGCAGGCCCAGGTTGTCATCATTGACATGGCGGATCCCAACAACCCCATCCGCCGTCCCATTTCAGCCGACAGCGCCATTATGAACCCAGCAAGCAAAGTCATTGCCCTCAAAG ACG CGGCAAAGACCCTGCAGATCTTCAACATTGAGATGAAGAGCAAGATGAAGGCTCACACGATGACAGATGACGTGACCTTCTGGAAGTGGATCTCCCTTAACACCGTCGCCCTGGTCACAGACAACGCAGTCTACCATTGGAGCATGGAGGGCGACTCTCAACCAATCAAAGTCTTCGACCGTCATTCCAGCCTGGCAGGCTGCCAGATCATCAACTACCGCACTGACGCCAAGCAGAAGTGGTTGCTGCTTATTGGAATTTCAGCACAG CAAAATCGTGTCGTGGGAGCTATGCAGTTGTACTCGGTGGACAGGAAGGTGTCCCAGCCTATTGAGGGGCATGCTGCTGGCTTTGCACAGTTCAAGATGGAGGGCAACACTGAGGAGTCCACTCTGTTCTGCTTTGCTGTGCGAGGACAAGCAGGAGGAAAA CTCCATATCATTGAAGTGGGTACTCCACCAACCGGGAACCAGCCGTTTCCAAAGAAAGCTGtggatgttttctttcctccagaagCACAAAATGACTTTCCTGTGGCCATGCAG ATCAGTTCCAAGCAAGATGTAGTCTTCCTCATCACCAAATATGGCTACATCCACCTGTATGACCTGGAGACTGGAACTTGCATCTACATGAACAGGATCAGCGGGGAGACCATTTTTGTCACTGCCCCCCATGAGCCCACTGCTGGTATCATTGGAGTCAACAGGAAAGGACAG GTGTTGTCAGTGTGCGTtgaggaggaaaacatcatTCCCTACATCACCAATGTGCTCCAGAACCCAGACCTGGCTCTCCGCATGGCCGTTCGCAACAACCTTGCAGGGGCTGAGGAGCTGTTTGCCCGCAAGTTCAACACACTCTTTGCAGCAGGGAATTACTCAGAAGCTGCCAAGGTGGCAGCCAATGCACCCAAG gGTATCCTGCGGACCCCAGACACCATCCGAAGGTTCCAGAGTGTTCCAGCACAACCGGGCCAGACGTCTCCTTTGCTCCAATACTTTGGCATCTTGCTGGACCAGGGCCAGCTGAATAAGTTTGAATCTCTGGAGCTGTGCAGGCCTGTTCTCCAGCAGGGCCGCaagcagctgctggagaaatggcTAAAAGAGGACAAG CTGGAGTGTTCTGAGGAGCTCGGAGACTTGGTGAAGTCTGTAGATCCAACTCTTGCCCTCAGTGTCTACCTCAGAGCCAACGTCCCCAATAAGGTTATTCAGTGCTTTGCAGAGACTGGCCAGTTCCAGAAGATTGTCCTCTATGCCAAGAAG GTTGGCTACACTCCAGACTGGATCTTTCTGCTGAGGAATGTAATGCGGATCAGTCCAGAGCAGGGTCTTCAGTTCTCCCAGATGCTGGTTCAGGATGAAGAGCCACTTGCTGACATTACACAG ATTGTTGATGTGTTCATGGAGTACAACCTGATCCAGCAGTGCACATCCTTCCTACTAGATGCCCTGAAGAACAACAGACCAATGGAAGGACCACTGCAGACACGTCTGCTGGAAATGAATTTGGTTCACGCACCACAG GTTGCAGATGCCATCCTGGGCAATCAGATGTTCACCCACTATGATCGTGCTCATGTGGCTCAGCTGTGTGAGAAGGCCGGTCTCCTGCAGAGGGCACTGGAGCATTATACTGACCTGTATGACATTAAACGTGCTGTGGTGCACACACACCTTCTCAACCCAGAG TGGTTGGTGAATTTCTTTGGCTCCCTCTCTGTGGAGGACTCCCTTGAGTGTCTGAGGGCCATGCTGTCGGCCAACATCCGTCAGAACCTGCAGATCTGTGTTCAGGTCGCATCCAAGTACCATGAACAGCTTAGCACTCAGTCACTGACTGAACTTTTTGAGTCATTCAAGAGCTTCGAAG GTTTGTTCTATTTCCTGGGCTCCATTGTGAACTTCAGTCAGGATCCAGAAGTTCACTTCAAATATATTCAGGCTGCCTGCAAAACAGGCCAAATCAAAGAGGTGGAGAGAATCTGCAGAGAAAGCAACTGCTACGACCCTGAACGTGTGAAGAACTTCCTCAAG GAAGCCAAGCTCACTGACCAGCTGCCTTTAATCATCGTGTGTGACCGCTTTGATTTTGTCCACGATCTGGTCCTGTACCTGTACCGTAACAGCCTGCAGAAATACATTGAGATCTACGTGCAGAAG GTCAACCCAAGCCGCCTGCCGGTAGTTATTGGAGGGTTGCTTGATGTGGACTGTGCTGAGGACGTGATTAAGAACCTGATCATGGTGGTGAGAGGACAGTTTTCCACAGATGAACTGGTTGCtgaagtggagaaaagaaatcG ACTGAAGTTGTTGCTGCCTTGGTTGGAGGCTCGTATTCACGAAGGTTGCGAGGAGCCGGCAACTCACAACGCTCTGGCTAAGATCTACAtcgacagcaacaacaacccAGAGCGCTTCCTGAGGGAGAACCCCTTCTATGACAGCCGTGTAGTGGGCAAGTACTGTGAGAAGAGAGACCCCCACCTGGCCTGTGTGGCTTACGAAAGAGGACAGTGCGACCAGGAACTTATTCAT GTATGCAACGAGAACTCACTCTTCAAGAGTCTGTCCCGCTACCTTGTACGTCGCAAGAACCCCGAGTTGTGGGCAAGTGTGCTGCTGGAGACCAACAACTACAGAAGACCACTCATTGACCAG gttgTGCAAACAGCCTTATCAGAGACCCAGGATCCAGAGGAGGTGTCTGTTACAGTCAAGGCCTTCATGACCGCCGACCTTCCCAATGAGCTCATTGAGCTTCTGGAAAAGATTGTGCTGGATAATTCCGTCTTCAGTGAGCACAG AAACCTCCAGAATCTGCTCATTCTGACAGCCATTAAAGCTGATAGGACACGGGTGATGGAGTACATTAACCGCCTGGACAACTACGACGCCCCAGACATTGCGAACATTGCCATCAGCAATGAGCTGTTTGAGGAGGCATTTGCTATTTTTAGAAAATTTGATGTCAACACTTCGGCTGTGCAG GTTCTGATTGAACACATTGGTAACTTGGACAGAGCTTATGAATTTGCCGAACGCTGCAACGAGCCTCCGGTTTGGAGTCAGCTGGCAAAGGCTCAGCTTCAGAAGGGCCTGGTAAAAGAAGCCATCGACTCTTACATCAAGGCTGATGACCCCTCTGCTTACATGGAGGTGGGACAAGCTGCAGCCCAAAGTG GAAACTGGGAGGACCTGGTGAAGTTCCTGCAGATGGCCCGTAAGAAGGCCCGCGAGTCATACGTTGAAACAGAGTTGATTTTTGCCCTGGCCAAGACCAACCGCCTGGCTGAGCTGGAAGAGTTCATCAACGGACCCAACAACGCTCACATTCAGCAG GTGGGCGATCGTTGCTATGACGATAAAATGTACGAGGCAGCCAAGCTGCTTTACAACAACGTGTCCAACTTTGGCCGTCTGGCCTCCACTCTGGTGCACCTGGGAGAATACCAGGCGGCTGTGGATGGAGCCCGCAAGGCCAACAGCACCCGCACCTGGAAGGAG GTGTGTTTTGCTTGTGTAGATGGGAAGGAGTTCCGTCTTGCCCAGATGTGTGGCCTGCATATTGTCGTCCACGCCGATGAACTAGAGGAACTAATCAACTACTATCAG gacCGTGGTTACTTTGAGGAGCTGATCACCATGCTGGAGGCCGCCCTGGGCCTGGAGCGTGCTCACATGGGCATGTTCACAGAGCTGGCTATTCTCTACTCCAAATTCAAACCTCAGAAGATGAGGGAACACCTGGAGCTCTTCTGGTCCCGTGTTAACATTCCAAAG GTTCTCAGGGCAGCCGAGCAGGCCCACCTCTGGGCAGAGCTGGTGTTCCTCTATGACAAGTACGAGGAGTATGACAACGCCATCATCACCATGATGAACCACCCATCTGATGCCTGGAAGGAGGGCCAATTCAAAGACATTGTCactaag GTGGCCAATGTGGAGCTGTACTATAAGGCCATCCAGTTTTATCTGGAGTTCAAACCATTGTTACTGAACGACCTGCTCATTGTCCTGTCTCCAAGACTGGACCACACACGTGCTGTCAACTTCTTCAGCAAG GTCAAACAGCTTCCTCTGGTTAAACCTTACCTAAGGTCTGTccagaaccacaacaacaagTCTGTTAATGAAGCGCTCAACAACCTCTTCATCATCGAGGAAGACTATGCG GCTCTGCGCACTTCCATCGACGCTTATGACAACTTTGACAACATCTCGCTGGCTCAGGGTCTGGAGAAGCACGAGCTGATTGAATTTAGGAGGATCGCAGCCTACCTTTTCAAAGGCAACAATCGCTGGAAACAGAGCGTCGAACTCTGCAAGAAGGACAAGCTCTACAAA GATGCCATGCAGTATGCGTCCGAGTCTAAAGACATTGAGCTGGCAGAGGAGCTCCTGGCCTGGTTCTTGATGGAAGACAAGAAGGAGTGTTTTGCTGCCTGCTTATTTACCTGCTACGACCTGCTGCGGCCTGACGTGGTGCTGGAGACGGCCTGGCGGCACAACATCATGGACTTCTCCATGCCATacttcatccaggtcatgagGGAGTATCTCAGTAAG GTGGACAAACTTGAAGCCTCTGAGTCTctgaggaaacaggaggagcaggCGACAGAGTCTCAACCCATTGTTTACG GCACACCCCAGCTCATGCTCACAGCAGGGCCCAACGTGGCCGTGCCTCCTCAGCAGGCCTACGGCTACGGCTACACAGCAGCACCCGGCTACAGCCAGCCGCCACAGCCCAGCTTCGGTTACGGCATGTGA